A single region of the Sphingomonas crocodyli genome encodes:
- a CDS encoding recombinase family protein, with product MRVGYARVSSVGQSLDVQEALLREAGCEEVFAEKKSGTTTEGREALEQAINFVRSGDTLVVTRLDRLARSGSDLYAIVDRLSAKGVFFQCIQQGAVDTTSSMGKLVLGILGAVAEFETALRKERQRDGIDKAMTANPEKYRGRPAKLDRAAILRLSGEGMKPADIAREVGCNRVTVHKVLRAEREKAEPA from the coding sequence ATGCGTGTCGGCTACGCACGTGTCTCCTCAGTCGGGCAATCGCTTGACGTTCAGGAGGCCCTCCTCCGCGAAGCCGGGTGCGAGGAGGTATTTGCGGAGAAGAAGTCGGGCACGACGACGGAGGGGCGGGAGGCGCTGGAGCAGGCGATTAACTTCGTCCGCTCCGGCGACACTCTCGTCGTTACCCGCCTAGACCGGCTCGCCCGTTCAGGCTCTGACCTCTATGCCATCGTGGATCGCTTGAGCGCGAAGGGCGTGTTCTTTCAGTGCATCCAGCAGGGCGCCGTCGACACGACGTCCAGCATGGGAAAACTTGTCCTGGGCATCTTGGGCGCGGTTGCTGAATTTGAGACTGCGCTACGCAAGGAACGTCAGCGGGATGGCATTGATAAGGCCATGACCGCCAACCCCGAGAAGTATCGTGGCCGTCCTGCAAAGTTGGACAGGGCGGCGATCCTGCGCCTTTCAGGCGAGGGCATGAAACCGGCGGATATTGCTCGCGAAGTCGGCTGCAATCGCGTGACCGTCCACAAGGTGCTTAGGGCAGAGCGGGAGAAGGCCGAACCCGCCTAA
- a CDS encoding HNH endonuclease, with amino-acid sequence MTYIPRFTRVYHPELAAKMEARVTLDTVSGCWNWTKGVNSDGYGYGLYFEGKQHRAHRCAYLVSMGDLPPTEFPIRHLCSNPACCRPDHLAVGTHAENADDTIKAGRRRSCRTPFAQRRERAAAMRQLGGRIEEIAARFNVSQSTARRAVRGQTWAQLPGARDAKPNGEHKRKLTKEDVRAIRASTETNKELATRYGVTAAAIHAVVARKSWRHVD; translated from the coding sequence ATGACCTACATTCCACGCTTTACTCGCGTCTATCACCCCGAATTAGCTGCTAAGATGGAAGCCCGCGTAACTCTGGACACCGTCAGCGGCTGCTGGAACTGGACGAAAGGCGTCAACTCCGATGGGTACGGATACGGCCTCTATTTTGAGGGGAAGCAGCATCGTGCGCACCGGTGCGCTTACCTCGTATCAATGGGTGACCTGCCGCCCACCGAGTTCCCTATCCGCCATCTTTGCAGCAACCCCGCGTGCTGTCGTCCAGACCATCTTGCCGTAGGGACGCACGCCGAGAATGCTGACGACACGATTAAGGCAGGCCGTCGACGGTCTTGCCGCACGCCGTTCGCGCAACGTCGAGAGCGCGCAGCAGCAATGCGGCAACTGGGCGGCAGAATCGAAGAGATTGCTGCGCGCTTTAATGTGTCGCAGTCGACGGCTCGCCGCGCCGTCAGAGGCCAGACATGGGCACAGCTGCCGGGGGCTCGGGACGCCAAGCCTAACGGGGAGCACAAGCGAAAGCTGACCAAGGAAGACGTTCGGGCGATCCGCGCTAGTACGGAAACGAACAAGGAGCTGGCCACGCGGTATGGCGTGACTGCTGCGGCGATTCATGCCGTCGTCGCGAGGAAATCTTGGCGGCATGTCGACTAA